Part of the Passer domesticus isolate bPasDom1 chromosome 8, bPasDom1.hap1, whole genome shotgun sequence genome is shown below.
AAAGTCCAGAGAAACTCCAAACACAGTCAAGTGAGAGACCATCTCCCTGCAATCTCCACTCATAATCTTTCCTCAGGGGAACTAACTGTGTTCTACCAGagggaaacagaaatgctgATGGTTTCTGATATCCCAGAATAGCAGGAGAGACATGGGAGgagcttaaaaagaaaacctcagaACTCTTAAACACTGAAGAGTGTCTGTGTGGGTTACAGAGGAGGGTGTCTGGGAAATGCCTTTGATTTTGGTTACAGGCATCTCCTCTAACccttcactgtcctttctccatgaatagATCCCCATGTGCAGcgccagcaaatgtccaacagcagctccatcaggcacttcctcctgctggcattggcagacacgcggcagctgcagctcctgcacttctgcctcttgctgggcatctccctggctgccctcctggccaacggcctcatcatcagcgccgtagcctgcggccaccacctgcacacgcccatgttcttcttcctgctcaacctggccctcagcgacctgggctccatctgcaccactgtccccaaagccatgcacaattccctctgggacaccaccaccatctcctacacaggatgtgctgcacagctcttcttcttttttttcttcatctcagcagagtatttcctcctgaccatcatgtgctacgaccgctacgtgtccatctgcaaacccctgcactacgggaccctcctgggcagcagagcttgtgcccacatggcagcagctgcctgggccagtgcctttctctattcactgctgcacacagccaatacattttccctgcccctgtgccatggcaatgccctgggccagttcttctgtgaaatcccacacatcctcaaactctcctgctccaaagcctatctcagggaacttgggctaATTGCTTTTAGTGCTTGTTTAgcatttggttgttttgtgttcattgttttctcctatgtgcagatcttcagggctgtgctgaggatcccctctgagcagggacggcacaaagccttttccacctgcctccctcacctggctgtgatCTCtgtgttcctcagcactgcagtgtttgcCTACCTGAAGCCTCCCTcgatctcctccccatccctggatctggccctgtcagttctgtatgcggtggtggctccagccctgaaccccctcatctacagcctgaggagccaggagctcaaggctgcagtgaggaaactgatgactggatgatttcagaaacattaaactgctggccaaaTTCTGccaatcacttgtaataaaagtcatctttgatACTTCTTCTTGATTTCCGTGTGGAgatgcttttctttgttttacttttttgatattgtccattaaaaaaatgtcattttttgtgccatttctcattttccttctctccaccttccctgtgtccATACACTGAGTCAGTGAGGGGTTGCGCTCTCAATGCCTTTAAATTAACTAatggatctcccagcagagttttctgcagagatacccttttgctgccttctctgcagctgcagcagcaatgtctgtgtgcagagctggggcagatcagtgctggcccagcagctgtgcccagcagcagcagcagcacttggtgttggcagtgctgctgccgtggccctgccccgctgccctggtggccctggtgttgctgcagggcctgagtgctctcggggccgggcacagtcctgggggtggcagtgccggggctgcagcagggacaggccatgggcactgctggggcagcgctgacgcctcaggccaggccctgggggctccaggctccttgcccaggctctctcaagaacacggccaggccaatgctcagcacagaaaagccccaggctgagcagccccaggctggccgtgggcaggctgggggcaaacagcatggctggggctctgcaagggccctggggagaCAGGAAGGAGCatcagagcaggggctgatccatccccagtgcgctgcacagcccagggcagcgtcccagagggtcctcatggagctgccaacaacatcccccctctgcagccctggcctctcccccagctcacacaggtgccgcatccttgcaggcacagccacggcagcactggctcaggagcccctgtttgcattgcacagagcaggcgggagcacccccatgctgctgctgtggggacatgaacctgagggagcacaaatgccatcagcccctggggccagcaagggctgggggacaccagggaaaccactcagctttgtcctggcctgtgcagtcagccagaaactttgttcccatcagctgggagtttcctgtgccactgcagatgctgttgctcagagccagggctgcctggcagccacctcCAAATTGCCCTGAatatttccttggcttcacctttgctttctttactccTCCTgctacaaatttcttcctcttgcccaaccctgtcccctcccctgcaaacagcccatccctgtttgccctctcctctctggccccactccccattccagttcctgacttggcaccatgggcaTGTCCattgggcagcaggatcatcctccaagtgctgcaggaattgtctgcaggctcctgcagtgcctggtgctgctcccttgccagcggcaccccaggccagggggggcacatctgggctgctgtgtctgcctgtggggctccctgttctgggcaatgaggaggagctgcagaggctctgcaggactgacaggatgggctttggggctggcagaagaagctgagggacctgggctgctggagcttctgaagaggaggcccagggctcatcctgcaactgcttcaagggtggtttcagagaatcccagaatcagtaaggttggaaaagaccttggagataaTCAAGTCCAAactgtgccctgacactgccttgtctccctgaagcctcctcttctccaggataaatgAACTCAGTTCCCTCATCTGCTTCTCACAGGACATGTGCTGCAGACcactcaccagccttgttgcccttctctggacacgctccagcccctccatgtccttcctaaattgggggtcctgaactggacacagcacctgAGGTGCTGCCTAAccggtgctgagcacaggggaagaatcactgtcctgctcctgctggccacaccattcctgatccataGGAGTGCCAGAGGTTGGATGGGGGATATGgcagggaggtggtggggaCAAAGTGTtcttgattgtcagccatgaagtttcttgattttcatatcttttCAGACTGCTTTAGAAGGTGCTGAGGTCAATATCAATTGGACATTActgatatcaatctataaacaggaaaagaaaacaggacaAAATAGTTGTCTCTGCATTTTTTCCGATATAACATATTCACCTGGGATACACAtctgaaatctgtctaattaaGCACAGAAGATTTAAAAGTTCAAGTTTTGCCATGAGCTTTTCTTGTTCAGGTCTtttgaacaaatatttatgttatattttcttaattatcctatcataaaaaaacccaaacaaaattaaatgtagCAGCAGTTTAAATGAAGTAGCTTAAAAGTATATAAAATTGAATgcactcaaaatattgacaatataatttggttaTTATAGGGATAATTTGGTTCTTATAATAGcacataagcaaaaataaccgtGTGGGGTAGCACAGGGTACAGAGTGCAGGgcttgacccctgtcccctcacgtACATATTGCCAAAactaaaattctcctttttataatgtacatcatcaccatctcctcccattttcaatttgtcacacttgtatcTCCACCCTCATTATCACCTTTACTACGCATGATCCAACATTTTTTAGGGGGTCATGCCACTCTTTGGGGGTCATCTCtgatgaaggcctctcctcttgcTCAATGTCCTttgattcaccttttggattacacatgcacACCAAGCTGGTATAATGTAAGCCACAGCTAATATCATACAAGCCAATATTATGTTCTagcatcaaagcaataaatctcatataaataattttcctggatgtccaaccaaattttcctctcttccaactaaatttagTAATAGTTACctcttgcttctttttcttcttctgaacAACTGCAtgagaaggggggggggggcagggggaggatgacacccctcctctccctgtctTTCTTGGCATTAtacctttaactgttttattatttccaaatattaattattttaattcttgtaTTAATATTGAGTACTGTTTCAATTTTATCACCACGGATCACAACTATTTATTATATaaggaaaaagagagtctgatgtatcaattacatccttctccatagctttacaagaggatttcagctctAAGATCAAGGCatttcctcatccctcccatctgggacaCAAGTTCCTCTTCACTGACCTCACtgtcttcatgttgctcctctgtgtgcctgcactttgtccttttctctccctcaagggaggatggaagcactgacagagttaatatctctcccggggcctgcagatggttccgtgaccccggccgggctgggtccttgcggccggagctgttttaccatggaggtttctgcagcggctgcgctggggctgtgtcaggatgggccgcgctggggcagggccaggatctcagcagccaggccagaacacagcagcagcatggccggggcccatggcttctcctccccctgcccggggcttgcgggtgaaccccaagggtggcagaatcttggccgagccggcccggcccggggctgctcctggggcccggcggatcctggcttggcccgggctggcggcagggcagggctcggcaatgcccaggtgttggcaaccgcagccatggcccggcccggcctcggccccacggcctcccctgccctgcccggcagccgatggggcctggggggctccctgggaaggggcccggccccacggcaggagccgcccggcccggcccggctgagacgggggctgggccagccttgttacctctttgctggccagaagggaaagagaccctcccaggctttctcatcttcaacatgtgtcttcacagagtcatgtacagtttccttagtggtttaacagattatcaattctcaaagctaattactgattggGTTTTTGTCAGACATGGaggaaactgctagcagcttctcttAGAACATCACTTCCGTGAGGCAAAACCgcacaacagcacagagcacagagctcctttgtccataTGTAGTGCTCATGTGCCCAAGGCCTCAAAATCCCTCCTTGGGAGATCTCCGGGccctctccaaggtgttttcagttgaaaacattcagctcataATCTAAAgaaatcaccagaggacagggccagcctgacctgtctgtcctggctacttttgtctgggagcaatccttggaTTTACAGAATTTGGGAtgccaaattctaattttgcCCATGGCTCCTTGACATGAAAGCCACTTTCTTTCCACagtaaggaaggaaaagagccccattgtttcaggggcagatgagaggttACCACCAGAGGCCAaacccagccagagctggcaggttttgTTCTGAGAGATATCTTTGCATAGAGAAAACTTTTTAGGGAGAATACCAATTTTGGAAATGGGAATCTGAAAAGACAGACAGTTCTTTCCTATAGCaaggaaagcacggagccccagtgccccaggagctgatgagaggcagcccttgacatcccaacatcagccagacctgtcaggtggctcctgggaggccaagccagccagagctgctccgtGTTCCCTcagttccatggggccccactGTGTCCCAATGGTCCCTagcttccatgaggccctgaggtgTCATAATGCCCCCTTGGTGACTCGAGACCCTGAAGGGTcttaatggtctccatggttccatcaggccccacagagtcataatggtctctgggttccatgaagccctgctgtgtcaccatggccccttggttccatgggctccagtggtgccacaatgatccccttggtttcATGAGGTCCCCACCATGTCCTAGTGAACTCCATGGGAAGTAAAGAACCAAGCCCCAATGTTGCAGGgccagtcaccagaggccaaggccagccaaaCTTGGAggtactggcagattttgcctgggagcAACTCTGggatatacagaattttagagGTTGAATCCCAATTTCAGACATGGACACCAAGAGGAGAAGGATGGCTCTTTTCcgtaggaaggaaagcacagaacaccagtatttcaggggcagatgaaaGGCAGGCATAAGAGGCCTAGGCCACACAGACCTCTCTTTCTTAATTGCTTTTGTCTGAAAACAATCCTCGGATATAGGGAATTTGTGTGATGGAACCCAAATTTCAGCCATTTCTATGTAGACAAGAAGGATGGTTcatttccataggaaggaaagcacagagcccaagtgtagccatgatattctatgaaaaatcctttcctaggatttttcctgtcctgaggagctgagagcctcaggaaagaaatgtaaacaataactatctgctgctgtggaatgcaacaggtgcatcttccattggtccatgtggattgttttcaattagtgaccaatcacagccacctgtgccaaggctgtgagcagtcacaggatttttgttattgattccaattctattcttgtctttgtagccttctgatcttcttctctctgttcttttagtatagttgtaatgtagtattttaatataatatataacataataaatcagccttctgataaaaatggagtcaagcctcgtgtcctcacacaaggggtctTTGTCTAAACaacaattggtgacccctggacgtgtgaaactgatggtcaccccaggAGTGACCAcggagtccagcctggagctgaagaaacgagaccctgaagatgggcagagttcacagccaaggcaaacaggagaacctgttggacttgcctggacattgtgtccagagactgcagagcagaagagctgcacagctggatccacaaggacactgtctaaaggtactgttattttttcccttcctgaagatcctgccactcgcagaaggtgggaggaaagttggaaaaatgtaccttcggaagctcaggttccgtttactgcgtcagaggagaaTGTTATTGAACTCTGGCGCAAATGGGGACACAATTTGATTTTTTGCAAGGAACTGTATGATCGGTTTTTCAGATGGGCagaatttcatagattttttacaaatgtggtATACTCCCTCGATATAGATCTTTGGCAGTTCATGGACGCTGCTTTTGAGTGGACAAAGGACCAGGATGTTACACTCCCAAGAATGTATGGAGTGCACCTATGCCTCTtctatattttgaaaaaaagggAGGCTGCGGGGGTCATCGTGGCCCGGCGCGGTCGCACTCCGTTCCCACCAGGTTCGGCACGAGagaagcctctcaaagaagacgaaccgcgGGTTCACAGCCCCCCCCGCattgcccacagctgagcaaaagtttttctccgctcccttggagcatgagcaggcagagctgccttctcCCCCAGCTCtttctcttgggggggatggggagccagCCCCGCCTGCTTCGCCGTGGAATTCTCCGCTTCCCCCACTCCGGGAGGGAGCGGAGCCGACCCTGCCTCAGCCGGCCCCACGGGAGgtgccggaccccgcggctccgcctcacccggccccgcgggaggcgccggaccctGCGGCTCCGCCCGTGGCCCTGCCGCTGCCCGGGCCAGCTCGGCCAGCCTTGATGTCTGCCCCTGCACTGTACTGTCCAGACTCCGGAGGAGAGTCGGCCGCTGCGCCCAGCCCGGCGGGGGATGCGCCCCCGCGGCCCGTGCCAGTCCCGCTGCTTCCAGCCGAcccaattgcagtgcaagagcttgccgagaatggtgctgagcccatgGGACCGTCTCAAGAGCCGACACCAGTGTccgtgctgcccgcaccacccaccccagctgTCCCACTGGCTTCCAGAGCTCTGTCAttcgcatcagaccctgcgGACAGCCTGTCCCTCCGTGGAGGGGGCATGGCTCGCCAGGTGACTACGGCTGCAGTTCGGCTGCCTCTTTTCAAACTCAGCATGGTTCACGGGTCATTTCGCGTGTGGTCGGGGGCTTGTGtctgggggttggggtgcctgcctccccccgagcgccccagcggcatgggggagttggctcctggaAATTCTGCCTCTGGTCCCCAGCCCggaggggatgggggtggtgccAAGGGGCAGAACGCAGGAGCAGTGGCGTTTGctttgcaggagcaagagaaacagtgcaaagcaagcattactcacttgctctggggacaagaaaccctcagatctgggatgaaaattcctgagaaagcttctcttccccagctgccggtgtgcaccggtgctgctggggggaggaagcattTGGTCACTTCTGCTCTcaagacactggcagcatgttcctgccaggttctgagcacacagagcccgcctcacgggctggttctgggccctttggctcatttccctgggctggAGCCACCGCCCCGTCCAGTGTTGAGTTTGGGAGCTTTCAGCTCCCTGCCTGGACCTGGGCCACAGTTCTGTGGACCAGATCTGGGTTCTCTAGTCcgtccaccaggaccagggccacccaagggtcctagaaaccctctgctgctgctgctcttcttttggaaaaaaaaaaaaaaaaaaaagaaaaaaatatcaagaaaagtggaaagagctagcagctcaaaagcattgaaaagccaaaaattagcctcagcccaagtggttcaatgaagggctgtggccagagcattccagaattttctctctgaattgtttgatgactgtcaatggattttttgataattcttgttctgtttagcagttctttgtttcagaattctgcaagcctgtttcaggaccaaaggggacttccagagatttCAAAGAataacatcttcagtccatggactctgtcctgaaactcagctgtttggacttgaaacaatgaactttgtttgcatgagtttttgcattttcttatactttttaagattgttttagtgatatgatagaatttgatgttttataggtgaagaatttccctgaatgttctacaggtgaagaatttccctgaccattccacatcagcagttgattgagattttgattggcaacagatgaacctcaagaggtgtttgttctctcttctgcaagggcccagtagaagagattgcgaacatttctttttctatttaatttaataaattttaaagggtgagatgtagccatgatattttagtgaaaaatcctgtgctaggatttttcctgtcctgaggagctgagagcctcaggaaagaaatgtaaacaatactctatgctgctgtggaatgccacaggtgcatctgtcattggtccatgtggattgttttcaattagtggccaatcacagccacctgtgccaagacTGTGAgtagtcacaggatttttgttattgattccaattctattcttgtcttggtagccttctgatcttcttctctctgttcttttagtatagttttaatgtagtattttaatataatatataacataataaatcagccttctgatgaaaatggagtcaagcttcatgtcctcacacaaggggcaGCCTAAACAAGAACACCCAAcacccaccatggatcctcaaacgcctgcaggacccctagacttctaaaattccttctgaaagaGGAGACTGGGAGCGGCTGGATCGAATCCCAggcccagactttgtcaaaggtataaaagattggacaggtagaattgaaccgtaattcaatttgtcccacaggattaacaatggaataccagatatatttgtataaatacaactctgattgattctgatcatgattagataACATGCCTTATTTACACCAcagagtaaattttaaaaaacccagttatttactccacaatacgggaactataacaattatttgaatatagtgctccaggaagcaattttgcAGTCAagagggccttgctggagttgttggagcccattgcaggcagagcctcctgctccagcaggaactgcctttcctgtgccaggagcagggcaggtcccgctgcaggaaaagccccaggccagccccagcacagggaagggctcgggcacaagggcagagtgccgtgctgggagctgtgccaggcagagcctgaggcaccaaaggcaccttggcagcagcagctgcttgcagggcacggccagaagcctcccttggcagcccggcctggtggccagcactgcagagctgctgcctcagggctcatttctgcctgggctctgaaaagccacttctgctccaggaccctgcctgggaagccattggcccctgcaccttggggacaagatatgagtGACAAAACTCtccatgccagcagagacaaggcaggggcagaggaaaggggagagccaggcccaggggacagggctgccatggtgatggctgtgaggtcactgcccctgcagcagcctggctgccctcagcagacattctggccagaagtgTGTGAAGGCACCCAGCACACCAGAacacccacacaacaggaattctgtccttggggatgaggtTGTTTCGCTGgctcaggttgcacaaagctcctgctcttggacaattcctgtgatggggaatccacttctctggaaaaacagttgcagttttgtgccactctcatcattgtaaaatatttctccttctaacaaatgtaaatccaccctcattcagttgagcAATATTGACTCATGTCCTGTTACTGCAAGATGTGGGACTAAATAAtgttgaccactatttttccattttcacagaccttggaaagtaaccaaaaatctcccaagatggggtttggatacctcatcacataaccagcaggtagaaggtggtggctctcggctcagtggtgtggagactgaggacagaacaggagcagcccgagagggattgaagggtggtttcagagaggctggagtttttcttcattgtataaaacaccaagagaaagaaataatggcaccaagggtgtggagttccccggccccaggaagcaggcattctacccagacagacagcatcaaGTGAGGGGCgtgatttaaagaggattccGCCCCTCCACCATGTGGGGTGTTCCTCTGCAAGCacaggaaaagacactccaccccatctggtcaaataaggagtggccacagaacgttcttccttttctgtaacctcattggttcaaattctactgcaaagtccccgCCACACATTTTTCCATTGATTGTCCTTCTCGATCCACTCCattgcagtgccctgctccttctgctattggaccccgaccataaactccacccctaccctgtcatataaaaTGCATGACAAGCCACCACTCCCTCTCCCCCTTCATTTCTTGTTTTGGtacctggcacaataaaggatcctgggctttgctaaaccaagacccatcctgttgccttcctttccctgttggtcatcgatgcctgcctgaggtctgagactctgggggctgggggagtcgttttgctgcttactgcagtggaacacaacacaagggcagctggggaggcccagactggacatgaagagaaaggaatttcctcccccagggcagggctgtggtgcagaaggagcctggagcagcccaaggctttgtgtgggcaggcagaggcaggcaggaggcagagctgccagcaaaggaaggggccagccaggtggggcagccgggggatgacgacagcctgcagggacagaggcacagggcagggacaccgtaggacagcctgggctgcacagggcacagggatgggcagcagctgcaaggccctgacagagccaacttgggcagcactttggccatggctgctggccctgggcctgagccaggagcaggagacaagtgacccttgcaggcctggggcctcattgcctccttgtccctgctcagcagcctggcaggggccgccccatggtgctgcccttggcattgcacatccccacatgccagtgcccatcccgggaagagccgtgagcaaggagggagggacaggatctgacttgccaggggctggggctcaggccttgggccTTTGCCTTCCTGAAGCACATCCAGGTTTTCTTAGCATTAGAGACACCTCTCccttgcttgtccccacctgtcattgctgcctccagtgttctgctctacctggaacctggggacactttccagTGTGTTGTGTCTCTCCTtgggacccattagaagttaaagaaaATTTGGTGTTTGAATCTGatttggagttcttgagaagttTTTTTAGCGCAcactgagggactgagtctgatgcaaagagcaccaaagccccagagggtcattaaagtcctggtgctgtgtctgtgctgctgagctgggccgggctcctggcccagaggcagctcctggcaagggcagcgctgtagagagacagctctggccaggagcagctcctgtgcacagcccagcagggctggggcactgccagggcagctcagggacaccagcagggcacagccagagctgacaggggctcagcactggcaggggctgggggatgttccagagggggctgtgtcacagcggcacctctgtggctgtgtcatggaggcacagagcagctgtgatgtcagcaaggggctgtgtgacagcacatagtgggctgtgtgaggtcacagactgggctgtgacatcacagagtttgttgtgtgaggtcactgagcagctacagcatcatggaggggactgtgtgacatcacagagcaggctgtgacatcgtGGCATATCTGTATggcatcatagagcaggctgtgatgtgaaagtgtgtgctgtggcattacagagtggcagtatcaCATCATAGAGAggtttttgtgacatcactgagggagtTGTGACATCGCAGAGCTggttgtgatgtcacagagtaggatgtgaggccatggagcagacTTTGCCATCATGCAGGGTGACTCTGTGACATCCTAGactgggttgtgacatcactgggtgactgagtaacatcatagagcaggctgtgacatcacagaacaggcTGTGATGACACAGGGTgagtttgtgacatcacagagtcttctgtgacatcacagtgcagcTCTACGATATCACAGAGTGATATCCCAGaactggccctgtgatatcatgagggggctttgtgacatcacagagcaggctgtgacatcacagagcagttgtgtgtgtcatcactgagttgcctgtgatatcacagaggagggtctgtgacatcatagattGGACATCATAGAATAtgttctgccatcacagggtatctctCTGACATCTCAGAGGacctgtgacatcacagatcagttTGTGACAGCATAAAATGGCTGTGTCACATCCCAGGGTAGGATGTGTGATATCACAAAAGaatctgtgacatcataatttgggctgtgatatcacagggggctgt
Proteins encoded:
- the LOC135305696 gene encoding olfactory receptor 14J1-like, giving the protein LHYGTLLGSRACAHMAAAAWASAFLYSLLHTANTFSLPLCHGNALGQFFCEIPHILKLSCSKAYLRELGLIAFSACLAFGCFVFIVFSYVQIFRAVLRIPSEQGRHKAFSTCLPHLAVISVFLSTAVFAYLKPPSISSPSLDLALSVLYAVVAPALNPLIYSLRSQELKAAVRKLMTG